One part of the Thiothrix nivea DSM 5205 genome encodes these proteins:
- a CDS encoding helix-turn-helix domain-containing protein yields MQQGGAMGVRELSRQVGRDVKRVHEDVQTLLELGLIERNESGALVCPYADDMHIIPQQKEAA; encoded by the coding sequence TTGCAGCAAGGCGGAGCCATGGGGGTGCGTGAGCTTTCCCGTCAGGTCGGGCGCGATGTGAAGCGGGTGCATGAAGATGTTCAGACATTACTGGAACTGGGCTTGATTGAGCGGAATGAATCAGGCGCATTGGTTTGCCCTTACGCTGATGATATGCATATCATACCTCAGCAAAAGGAAGCGGCTTAA
- a CDS encoding RNA-binding domain-containing protein, producing MNARELLAEIALQEDSTRQFKADVRNAESLAAEMAAFANSNGGVIYIGVADDGSTPGLAPQDVGRINQLISNTASQLVRSPLHVQTENIRLDNGNLVVRLTIPQGLDKPYFDKNGVIWLKNGADKRRINSKEELRRLFQVTGQFHADELPTKAGIDKLDKLRFRDFLQDVYGIPYPDSPQELLRLLQNMSLATDEGQLNLAGVLLFAERPQWIKPQFVVKAIRYPGNEIHADAYLDTEDFEGALRKIYDDTLAFIMRNLHKVQAGRGVNAPGTPEVPPVVFEELLVNALVHRDYLIDAPIRVFIYDNRIEIISPGHLPNNLTVAKIRSGNANSRNPILLSYAAKGVLPYHGLGSGIRRALGVYPQIDFEDDREGCLFKVTVWRKNLNQPL from the coding sequence ATGAATGCACGCGAGTTGTTGGCCGAAATTGCCTTGCAGGAAGACAGTACCCGCCAGTTCAAGGCCGATGTCCGCAATGCCGAATCGCTTGCTGCCGAAATGGCCGCTTTCGCCAATTCCAACGGCGGCGTCATTTACATTGGGGTGGCGGACGACGGCTCCACGCCGGGACTTGCTCCGCAGGATGTCGGGCGCATCAACCAGTTGATCAGCAACACCGCCAGCCAACTAGTGCGCAGCCCCCTGCACGTACAGACCGAAAACATCCGGCTCGACAACGGCAATCTAGTCGTCCGTCTCACGATTCCACAAGGTTTGGACAAACCTTATTTCGACAAAAACGGCGTCATCTGGCTCAAGAATGGCGCGGATAAACGCCGCATCAACTCCAAGGAAGAATTGCGCCGCCTGTTTCAGGTCACAGGTCAGTTCCATGCTGATGAACTCCCCACCAAAGCGGGTATCGACAAACTGGACAAGCTGCGTTTCCGCGATTTCCTGCAAGACGTGTACGGCATCCCCTACCCGGATTCGCCACAAGAACTGCTGCGCCTGCTGCAAAACATGAGTCTGGCGACTGATGAAGGGCAACTGAATCTGGCTGGTGTACTGTTGTTCGCAGAACGTCCGCAATGGATCAAACCCCAGTTCGTGGTCAAGGCCATCCGCTACCCCGGCAATGAAATCCACGCCGACGCTTATCTGGACACAGAAGACTTTGAGGGCGCACTGCGCAAGATTTACGACGACACGCTGGCCTTCATCATGCGCAACCTGCACAAGGTTCAGGCAGGTCGCGGCGTCAACGCGCCGGGTACGCCGGAAGTCCCGCCCGTGGTATTCGAGGAATTGCTGGTCAACGCGCTGGTGCATCGTGACTATCTGATCGACGCGCCCATCCGTGTTTTCATCTACGACAACCGTATCGAAATCATCAGCCCCGGCCATTTGCCCAATAACCTGACGGTCGCCAAAATCCGCAGCGGTAATGCCAACAGCCGCAACCCTATCCTGCTCTCCTACGCAGCCAAGGGCGTGTTGCCCTATCACGGGCTGGGTTCCGGCATCCGCCGGGCGCTGGGGGTTTACCCGCAGATTGATTTTGAGGATGACCGGGAAGGGTGTTTGTTCAAGGTAACGGTGTGGCGTAAGAATTTGAACCAACCATTATGA
- a CDS encoding helix-turn-helix domain-containing protein, producing the protein MEKRTLAITLQADWKAALRAAGKAAQKDSYQGETLNFQSPGAFFSRLTERRWTIINTLQQGGAMGVRELARQVGRDVKRVHEDVQTLLELGLIERNESGALVCPYADIHVDMHIIPRQVKAA; encoded by the coding sequence ATGGAAAAGCGCACACTGGCCATCACATTGCAGGCTGACTGGAAAGCCGCCTTGCGTGCCGCCGGGAAAGCCGCACAGAAAGACAGCTATCAGGGCGAAACCCTCAATTTTCAGTCGCCCGGCGCATTCTTTTCCCGCCTGACCGAACGCCGCTGGACGATCATCAATACCTTGCAGCAAGGCGGAGCCATGGGGGTGCGTGAGCTTGCCCGTCAGGTCGGGCGCGATGTGAAGCGGGTGCATGAAGATGTTCAGACATTACTGGAACTGGGCTTGATTGAGCGGAATGAATCAGGCGCATTGGTTTGCCCTTACGCTGATATTCATGTGGACATGCATATCATACCTCGACAAGTAAAAGCAGCTTGA
- a CDS encoding NRDE family protein, with amino-acid sequence MCFALIAIRQRSDYPFILAANRDEYFHRPALPLHAWEDFPGIIGGRDVESAGSWLALNGEYARLALVTNHRSGVPQAAERSRGLLVRDMVTAADTQASLQVLANERHRYGGFNLITGTLPDRLYYFSNRNGQAATPLQPGVHALSNAFLDTPWPKVRRGKQHFTDLVHDPAMLLVEDLFALLADTIPAADADLPDTGIGLEKERWLSPVFISGEHYGTRCSTVILLDATGRVSLLERTFQLGQPAKDVAISFMLLS; translated from the coding sequence ATGTGCTTCGCCTTGATCGCCATCCGCCAACGTTCGGATTACCCCTTCATCCTGGCCGCTAACCGCGACGAATATTTCCACCGCCCGGCATTGCCGCTGCACGCGTGGGAAGATTTCCCCGGTATCATCGGCGGGCGCGATGTGGAATCCGCCGGTTCCTGGTTGGCTCTGAACGGGGAGTATGCGCGGCTGGCGCTAGTGACTAACCATCGTTCCGGTGTTCCACAGGCGGCGGAGCGCTCGCGCGGCTTACTGGTGCGCGACATGGTGACGGCGGCGGATACGCAAGCCAGCCTGCAAGTACTGGCTAACGAGCGACACCGCTACGGCGGCTTCAACCTGATTACGGGAACACTGCCCGACCGGCTGTACTACTTTTCCAACCGCAACGGACAGGCAGCCACACCTTTGCAACCCGGTGTCCACGCCCTCAGTAACGCCTTTCTGGATACGCCTTGGCCGAAAGTCCGGCGTGGTAAACAGCATTTCACCGACCTCGTACATGACCCGGCCATGCTGCTGGTGGAAGACCTGTTTGCCTTACTGGCGGATACAATTCCTGCTGCCGATGCCGACCTGCCGGATACCGGTATCGGGCTGGAAAAAGAACGTTGGCTTTCCCCCGTCTTCATCAGCGGCGAACATTACGGCACGCGCTGTTCCACCGTCATTCTGCTGGATGCAACGGGGCGGGTAAGCCTGTTGGAGCGTACATTCCAACTCGGTCAACCTGCAAAAGATGTGGCAATAAGCTTCATGCTACTATCGTGA
- a CDS encoding molybdopterin-containing oxidoreductase family protein, protein MSKPDHSGGLSRRGFLKSMAGVTALSATALATEAHARINTPHDAEVLKDFEEHWGFCDMCYWRCGLKVRSRDGKAFKIDGNPEHPLNRGVVCGKGNSGIQVAFAPNRLKQPMERVGARGENNWRPMPWDEALDKVAHELNKVKEKYGPQALVMIGHGTWEKPYHRLAHAFGTPNTTSPVFGLCCGPRGVSNMVIAGKNLTGNETIDLENCKYFLMMGRNVTESLHNGETLGWIDGVANGAKVVYADPRYTITASKADEWLSIRPLTDHAFLLALIHVVIKGGLYDKKFVEEYVTGLDELAARVEKYTPEWQEPITSIPAETVRRIALEMAQKAPAVFVYSPRRLTRSSNDLGTGMSIAILNSLFGVWDRKGGIFTPQTIKVPEIDLPEFPHAHVSREEGHGDFDFSHNPFAVSEEGKIQRADGAGVPGRWPLANPQYGLTNEMWKAMADQEPYPLKALLTAGGNGFMNSTDYDTVRKALLNMDFYVAADVIPNEMNSYADILLPEASYLERYDDLQTGGAREGFIALREPAMQPLHDTKGSWDICKELSKRMGLEAYFPHETVADMLDDRLKKAGYSLAELKEKGIIKKPADDKINFPREFGGKSVFPTPSGKIELVPSQLKALGMEDAIEWEEQPRPNDGEFHFTFGRIGFHTHARTQDNIWLNYFMPENMLWINPEPAKKLGIADGDTVEIHDRKGRGGTIKAKVTHRIRPDTVFTVHGFGHWDKRMTTAAGKGLSDSELASDTREKHIGSISMGTSMVTVKKV, encoded by the coding sequence GTGAGTAAGCCTGATCACTCGGGCGGCCTCTCCCGCCGTGGTTTCCTGAAAAGCATGGCGGGCGTTACCGCTTTATCCGCTACCGCGCTGGCCACCGAAGCCCATGCGCGCATCAACACCCCACACGATGCCGAAGTGCTCAAGGATTTTGAGGAACACTGGGGTTTCTGCGATATGTGCTACTGGCGCTGCGGGCTGAAAGTGCGTTCGCGCGACGGCAAGGCATTCAAGATCGACGGTAATCCGGAACATCCGCTCAATCGTGGCGTGGTGTGCGGTAAGGGTAATTCCGGCATCCAGGTTGCATTTGCCCCCAACCGCCTCAAACAGCCGATGGAACGGGTAGGCGCGCGCGGCGAAAACAACTGGCGGCCGATGCCGTGGGATGAAGCGCTCGACAAGGTGGCGCACGAACTCAACAAGGTGAAGGAAAAATACGGCCCGCAGGCGTTGGTGATGATCGGTCACGGCACCTGGGAAAAGCCTTATCACCGTCTGGCGCACGCCTTCGGCACGCCGAATACCACCAGCCCGGTATTCGGCCTGTGCTGCGGTCCGCGCGGCGTTTCCAACATGGTGATTGCGGGCAAGAACCTGACCGGCAACGAAACCATTGATCTGGAAAACTGCAAATACTTCCTGATGATGGGGCGCAACGTCACCGAATCGCTGCACAACGGCGAAACCCTCGGCTGGATCGACGGGGTGGCGAATGGCGCGAAAGTGGTTTACGCCGATCCGCGTTATACCATTACCGCTTCCAAGGCCGATGAATGGCTGTCCATCCGCCCGCTGACTGACCATGCTTTCTTGCTGGCGCTGATCCATGTGGTTATCAAGGGCGGCTTGTACGACAAGAAATTTGTCGAAGAATACGTCACCGGTTTGGATGAACTGGCTGCCAGGGTCGAAAAATATACTCCGGAATGGCAGGAACCCATCACTTCGATCCCGGCGGAGACGGTGCGTCGTATCGCGTTGGAAATGGCACAGAAAGCACCTGCCGTGTTCGTCTACAGCCCGCGCCGCCTGACCCGCAGTTCCAACGATCTCGGTACCGGCATGAGTATCGCCATCCTCAACTCGCTATTCGGCGTGTGGGATCGCAAGGGCGGTATTTTCACCCCGCAAACCATCAAGGTACCGGAAATCGACCTGCCGGAATTTCCTCACGCGCATGTCAGTCGTGAAGAAGGGCATGGTGATTTCGATTTTTCCCACAATCCGTTTGCTGTGAGCGAAGAGGGCAAGATTCAACGCGCTGACGGTGCAGGCGTACCCGGTCGCTGGCCGCTGGCTAACCCGCAATACGGCCTGACCAACGAAATGTGGAAGGCGATGGCGGATCAGGAGCCCTACCCGCTGAAAGCATTGCTGACCGCAGGTGGCAACGGCTTCATGAACAGCACCGACTACGACACCGTGCGCAAGGCGCTGCTGAACATGGATTTCTACGTAGCGGCGGACGTGATCCCCAACGAAATGAACAGCTACGCCGACATTCTCCTGCCGGAAGCCAGCTATCTGGAACGTTACGACGACCTGCAAACCGGCGGTGCGCGCGAAGGCTTCATCGCCCTGCGCGAACCGGCCATGCAGCCGCTGCATGACACCAAAGGCTCATGGGATATCTGCAAGGAGCTGTCCAAACGTATGGGGCTGGAAGCCTACTTCCCGCACGAAACCGTCGCTGACATGCTGGATGATCGCCTGAAAAAGGCCGGTTACTCGCTGGCCGAACTGAAGGAAAAAGGCATCATCAAGAAGCCTGCCGATGACAAGATCAACTTCCCGCGCGAATTCGGCGGCAAGTCGGTGTTCCCGACCCCCAGCGGCAAGATCGAGCTGGTGCCCAGCCAGTTGAAGGCGCTGGGTATGGAAGACGCGATTGAGTGGGAAGAACAGCCGCGCCCGAATGACGGGGAGTTCCATTTTACTTTCGGGCGTATCGGTTTCCACACCCACGCGCGTACCCAGGACAACATCTGGCTGAATTATTTCATGCCGGAAAACATGCTGTGGATCAACCCGGAGCCTGCGAAAAAGCTCGGTATCGCCGATGGCGACACGGTGGAAATCCACGACCGCAAGGGGCGCGGCGGCACGATCAAGGCCAAGGTCACACACCGCATCCGCCCGGATACTGTGTTCACCGTGCACGGCTTCGGCCATTGGGACAAACGCATGACCACAGCGGCAGGCAAGGGGCTGTCGGATTCCGAGCTGGCGTCCGACACGCGCGAAAAACACATTGGCAGCATCTCCATGGGCACCTCCATGGTCACTGTGAAAAAGGTTTGA
- a CDS encoding 4Fe-4S dicluster domain-containing protein, whose protein sequence is MVAKYVMLADTTRCINCKACEVACRAEWDTPLGYSRDWVKEVEYLNAKGMPEVQLFPGRCQHCDDAPCVEACPSGASWKREDGIVLVDHDICSGCELCVPACPYDARWLNPVTNTISKCTFCQPRIDQGLQPACVETCVGHALIFGDANDPNSEVSKLLKEKEWQRLTTDEVDIGPNHYYYTAGKAIPDEVMPTLHERHLSGKVIENIVNPIGALGVGGMAALFLGAGIKKVIDRRKEVSEKEGSHEH, encoded by the coding sequence ATGGTAGCCAAATATGTCATGCTGGCGGATACCACCCGCTGCATCAACTGCAAGGCGTGCGAAGTCGCCTGCCGCGCTGAATGGGACACCCCGCTGGGCTATTCCCGCGACTGGGTGAAGGAAGTCGAATACCTCAACGCCAAGGGAATGCCGGAAGTGCAGTTGTTCCCCGGACGTTGCCAGCATTGCGACGACGCGCCGTGCGTGGAGGCTTGCCCCTCCGGCGCTTCCTGGAAACGCGAGGACGGCATCGTGCTGGTGGATCACGACATCTGTTCCGGCTGTGAACTGTGTGTGCCTGCCTGTCCATACGACGCTCGTTGGCTGAATCCTGTCACTAACACCATTAGCAAGTGCACTTTCTGCCAGCCACGTATCGACCAAGGCTTGCAACCTGCTTGCGTGGAAACCTGCGTTGGCCATGCGCTGATCTTCGGTGACGCCAATGACCCGAATTCTGAAGTTTCCAAACTGCTGAAGGAAAAGGAATGGCAGCGCCTGACCACCGACGAGGTGGACATTGGCCCGAACCATTATTATTACACCGCAGGCAAAGCCATCCCGGATGAGGTCATGCCAACCCTGCATGAGCGGCATCTGTCCGGCAAGGTAATTGAAAACATCGTCAACCCGATTGGCGCGTTGGGCGTGGGCGGCATGGCGGCGCTGTTCCTCGGCGCAGGCATCAAGAAAGTGATCGACCGTCGCAAAGAAGTGAGTGAAAAGGAGGGCAGCCATGAGCACTAA
- a CDS encoding cytochrome b/b6 domain-containing protein, whose amino-acid sequence MSTKPTIKVRTKDVIFIHWFNAFFWLALVLSGFAIISGDFVRLAPAFWPTFVQNLLGGNDTVVLLHAIGGIVWAGVIAVYSVLNFKRVVKPFLKNVLVLTPKAAIRDLSSMTITLAHLFGLMKDKKVPPQGRYNGAQRLLGTMIIACSVGIAVTGMYMFLGPKLLAFSATSLLGEMFRWALVIHLAAVLLVLVGLVAHIYFAVVEERESLETMKSGYAEVAFIQHHNPLWYEELKGEGKV is encoded by the coding sequence ATGAGCACTAAACCGACCATCAAGGTGCGTACCAAAGACGTAATTTTCATTCACTGGTTCAACGCCTTCTTCTGGCTTGCGCTGGTGCTGAGCGGTTTCGCTATCATTTCCGGCGACTTCGTGCGGCTGGCTCCGGCGTTCTGGCCGACCTTCGTGCAGAATCTGCTGGGCGGCAACGACACGGTGGTGTTGCTGCACGCCATCGGTGGTATCGTTTGGGCGGGCGTGATTGCGGTCTATTCCGTGCTGAATTTCAAGCGGGTGGTGAAGCCGTTCCTGAAGAACGTGCTGGTGCTGACGCCAAAAGCGGCTATCAGGGATCTGAGTTCCATGACGATCACGCTGGCGCATCTGTTCGGTTTGATGAAGGACAAGAAAGTGCCGCCGCAGGGGCGTTACAACGGTGCGCAACGGCTGCTGGGGACGATGATCATCGCCTGTTCCGTCGGAATTGCCGTGACCGGGATGTATATGTTCCTCGGGCCGAAGCTGCTGGCGTTTTCAGCGACAAGCTTGCTGGGGGAAATGTTCCGCTGGGCGCTGGTGATCCATCTGGCGGCGGTGCTGCTGGTGCTGGTCGGGCTGGTGGCGCATATCTACTTCGCCGTGGTTGAGGAACGCGAGTCACTGGAAACGATGAAATCCGGTTATGCCGAGGTGGCTTTCATCCAGCATCATAATCCGTTGTGGTATGAGGAGTTGAAGGGGGAGGGGAAGGTCTGA
- the trxC gene encoding thioredoxin TrxC: MSNPINLVCPACGVTNRIPENRTGEHPKCGKCGSQLFNGHPATLTGANFAKHISRNDIPVLVDFWAPWCGPCRMMAPAFEQAAGQMEPKVRFAKLNTEDHQMIGGQLGIRSIPTMALFKGGKEIGRISGAMGAADIVRWVNSQL, encoded by the coding sequence ATGAGTAACCCGATCAATCTGGTATGCCCTGCGTGTGGCGTCACCAACCGTATTCCTGAAAACCGCACGGGTGAGCACCCCAAATGTGGCAAATGTGGGAGCCAGTTGTTCAACGGCCACCCTGCAACGCTGACTGGCGCGAATTTTGCTAAGCATATCAGCCGTAATGACATTCCGGTGCTGGTTGACTTTTGGGCACCTTGGTGCGGGCCGTGCCGGATGATGGCTCCGGCATTTGAGCAGGCTGCCGGTCAAATGGAACCGAAAGTGCGTTTCGCCAAGTTGAATACGGAAGACCACCAAATGATTGGTGGGCAATTGGGTATCCGCAGCATCCCGACCATGGCGCTGTTCAAGGGCGGTAAGGAGATCGGGCGTATTTCCGGTGCAATGGGGGCAGCGGATATTGTCCGCTGGGTAAACAGTCAGTTATAG
- a CDS encoding carbonic anhydrase encodes MTDKPKNLSALEALQQLSEGNQRFINNARSLDTVLTRAQREVLTAGQNPFAIILGCSDSRVPAELVFDQGFGSLFVIRVAGNIVSPSQVGSVEFAATQYNTRLVVVMGHTHCGAVYATLDVLRSKSQLPSRGQRSIVERISPAIAQLMETPLREQPDELIRHAVRANIRASVSHLQHGSTILEQLVAEDDLLIVGAEYSLETGLVDFFDMPM; translated from the coding sequence ATGACAGACAAGCCGAAAAACCTGAGCGCACTGGAAGCATTACAGCAACTCAGTGAAGGTAACCAGCGTTTCATCAACAACGCCCGCAGCCTGGATACCGTGTTGACACGCGCGCAAAGGGAAGTACTGACAGCCGGGCAAAACCCCTTCGCTATCATTCTCGGCTGCTCTGATTCCAGAGTACCGGCTGAACTGGTTTTCGACCAAGGGTTCGGCTCCCTGTTTGTCATCCGTGTGGCGGGCAACATTGTTTCTCCCTCCCAGGTCGGTAGCGTGGAATTCGCCGCGACCCAGTACAACACCCGTCTGGTAGTGGTAATGGGACACACGCATTGTGGTGCAGTTTACGCCACACTGGACGTGTTGCGCAGCAAATCACAGCTTCCCTCCCGGGGGCAGCGATCCATTGTGGAGCGCATTTCCCCGGCCATCGCACAATTAATGGAAACCCCCTTGCGCGAGCAGCCCGATGAGCTGATCAGACACGCGGTGCGCGCCAATATCCGGGCTTCTGTCAGTCACTTGCAGCACGGTTCCACTATTTTGGAACAGCTGGTGGCTGAAGATGACTTGCTGATTGTCGGCGCGGAATATTCACTGGAAACCGGTTTGGTCGATTTCTTCGACATGCCAATGTAA